The genomic stretch GTAACACCGTAGGATGGAATTGGCGGATACGAAAAAGGCGTTCACACGGAACGCCTTTCAACATCATGTCGACGTTGGTCACTTGCCTTGTTGTGCGGGTTGCTGCTGCTGGGGCTGCTGTTGTTGCGGTTGCTGACCGGGAGCGGGAGCGCTCGGTACGGCGACGGGCATTTCGGCACCCTGCGTGACAGGTGCGCGTTCGGCAGTACCCGTGGGCAGGAAGACCTTGTTGATGACGATGGACAGCAGCATGATGGCGACGGCGAGACCGATCGTGACGTTCTGGAGAACGTTACGGCCTTGTCGAACGCCGAACAGGTTGTTCATCTGACCACCGAGGCCACCCATACCGGAGACCATGTCGGCTTTGCCGGGTTGGATCAGCACCGCGCCGATGAGGAAGATCGACATGATCACGCAGAGGATGACGAGGAAGATTTCCATGTTGGGTCTGGACGGAATGGTTGCTGGGATTATCGAGCCACAAAAGTACGCAGACCGCAGGTCATGGGCAACCCAGTCCCACGCAAATCGGTTTGCTGAAGTCCACGGCCCGTGCGCCGAACCAGGCCAGGAAGGTATCGTAGCGCTGCTCGTTCCTGACGAAGTAGTCGTTCATCTCCTGCTTGTCGCCCCATGAATACAGCCACCAGAAGTATTCGTTGATCCACCCGCCTTCAAGCACGGTGTTCTGCCATTGCAGGAGGTCGTTGGGATATTTCTCGAGATAGCCTGCCTTCACCCACGAGCGGATGAAGCGGGCCCTGAGGCTGACGAGCTGGGCGATGGAGAGGCGTGGAATCCTCCCCTGCCCCGGAGCCGAAAGGTACTGTGCTGATACGGCCACGTTGTATTCGAAGGCCGTGGGGAAGTTCATCGCACTGGCATCGCGCGGATTGGGCTGGTTCAGCAGGGCGTCCGAACAGAGATTGATGGGATCGGTGGAATCCCCGATCGCCAGGGCGCTGTTCCAGGTATCGAAGAGTAGCTTGCTGATCTCGCGGGTACGATAGGTAGAACGTTCGGCCATGAGGAATATCTCACCGTAGAGGACGGCCCAGATCTTGTCCGGACGGTCCACGTGGGCCTTGCAGAGCCAGTAGTAATTGGTCGCGAAGGCCGGTTCCACCTGCGTGCCCTTAAGCCAGTAGTCCACGGCTTCCTTCCTGTTGCCGTCGATGAAGGCGGCGGCACCGAGTTCGTAATGCAGACGTCCCGACTTCGGATATGCCTTCAGCCCTTCACGGTAATATGGAAGGGAGCGAGACGAATCGTCGAGAAGGTCGTAACAGTTCCCCATGAGCTGATAGCCCCGATCGAGCAGTGACGTATCCCTGTAGATCGGCTCCAGAAGTTCGATGGCGCGTTTGTAGTTCTTCGTCATGGCGATGGCAATGACACGTTCGTACTGGAACGGGATGTTCTTCGGATCCAGCGCCAGTGCCTTGTCCCATGCAGCCAGGGCCGCCTCGGCCTGGTTACGGTTCATGTAGTCGATGGCTTTCTGCGCTTCCACCTGGGCCCTGTCCTTGTCCGTCTGTGCATGGATGGCGAAGAGGGGCAGGATAACAGTGACGAGAAATGTGATCCAGCGGCTTTTTTGCGATCTTGGCATGGGGGGTGCATGTTGTTAATATCGAGGAACGTCACATGAACAGCGTCCTGGCGACTATGACGATGGTCCTGATCGTCGCCATCTTCCTGACCGGTTGCCTGACGGTCGAAAAGAAATCCTACAAGATTACGATGACGGGGGAACAATCCGGCAAGTGCACGATCACCTACTACAACATCGTGTCGACGAAGGATGACGGCAAGGATATATCGTTCAAGGACTATGCCGAGCTGGTGACCGACTATCTCGAAGGTACGAAGCTCGAAGATGAACTGGTAGGATGTCGTAACGTCACGAAACGTCTGTACACACAGGGCGACAAGCTCTGCGGTGAAATATCCTTCGACTTCGACAGTCTTTCGACCGTCCGGATGTATCGCTACAATGCCGCCGCCCCGTTGATGATGTACGTATCCGGGCTCAGCAACGAGACGTATGCCACCAGCAACGGTACGTGGGGTGGAGAACGAATGCCGGTCGTATTCTGGGCGGCGAATGCGAAGGAGCTGACGTTGCAGAATACGGTCACGGAGATCGACACGGGACACGTGGGCCTGGCTCCGCAGTACGAACAGTGGAAACACATGAAACGATGAGGGGTACCTTCCCGTCGGTACGCGGCAGTGGTCGCACATTCATTGGAACATCCACGAACGACACAGGATGACGATGCTACGCTTTTCGATGATGATGATCTGTACGATCTGTATCGGTTGTGCCGGAACGGGCATGAAGAAGGCGGCCACACCTCCGAGTCTTCTCTGGCGTGTACAGGTTCCGGACGGAACGCAGTCCTACGTCTTCGGTACGATTCACGTCCGCGACTCGTCGATCTTCATGCAGCGCGACTCCATCCTGATCCTGATGCAACGTTGCAAGGATCTCTATGCGGAGCTGAATCTCGATTCGGCCGCCTCGTCCCTCGATCCCTCCGCGATGATGATTCCGGGCGGGAAGACGCTGAAGGACCTGTACTCGCCCGCGGACTATGACCTGATCATGAAGGCGCTGAAGGAGAAGCTGGGACCGATGGCCGTCATGGCCGATATGCTGAAGCCCGCCGCCATCGTGGCCCTGCTCAGCCTGGATGGAATGGAGACGACTGCCGATCAGGGAATGGACGAATTCCTGTGGTCGGAAGCGCGTCGACGGGGTCTTGATGGACGGAGCCTTGAAACGGTGGACGAACAGCTTTCCGCGCTGGACGCGATGCCGAACGAGATGCTGACGGAGTTCGTCAAATCCATGGGTGAACAGGATTCATCGTCGAAGGCGCTGCTGAAGGCCTATATCGGTGAAGATCTTTCGTCCATCGACGATCAGATGAAGGAACTCGACGCATACGGTCAGTTCTCCGCGGCCATCAACACGCGCCGCAATGCGCGTATGGCCGACCGGCTGCAGGCAGTCATGAGATCGAAGCCGGTCTTCGTCGCCGTGGGCGCTGCACATCTGCCGGGTAGCAAGGGGCTGCTCGCCGAGCTACGTGAACGGGGCTTCCTCGTCTCCCCCGTTCTCGGTGGACGTCGCCTCGATATCAGAACGATGAAATGATCGTGTGAGATGCTGGCCACACCGACTGGACGTCAGGGTACGCCAAGGACGATCTTCCGTATGACGGATGCGCGGCGCTGCAACGTCGCCACGTACCCGCCGGGTTGCAGGGAAGGCCCCGCGAACGGTGTATCGAAGGTGTGGGTAGCCGTCGGCTGCAGGATGCCTGCCGCATCGTGAATCGATACCCTCCAGCGATCATCCCTGTCGTCGTCGATGCCGATACGCCATGCACCACGGATAGGCTTGGGGGCTACGCCCATACCGGAAATAGTTACGGACGATATATTCTCATCGCTTATGGAGACGATGGACGACAGGACCGTGCGTGCCGCTTCGGCCAATGCGATGGCGCGTGTCACTGCTGCTTCTTCGAATACCTTCGCCGGAAGGTAGAGAGAGGCCGTCGTATTGGTAATGGAGGTGCGGACGAGGATGACGTTCGTCAATGGTCCTTGCGACCACGAGTACAACGACTGTCTGAACTGCAGTCCGGGAGGAAATCCCGTTTCTGCGGCAATGTCCTCGCCTTCCCCGTAGTACGCCAGGTCTCCGTCGTGGAAGCTGGCGGTCAGATCTTCATCGCCGAAGCCGCGACCGATGGTGACCTTGTACCGATCGGCGAGGTGTGAACACGTCCTGATTCTGCGAGTTGCGGAGCCAGATGTTGCCCGACATTCCCCGTGCGATGCCGAAGCCACCGATCCCGATGCTGGAACGCGTGAATTCGCAAGGACTCGTTGTCGTGGACAAGGTATGTTCCCTGCCCCCGGAGCGATGCCGACGAACGGAGAAGAGCCAGTATCGTCGCTCCACGAACGAGGTTCACGGGCAGGATCACGGGATCACTCCACGTATGGACAGGCGACGATCGCTCCGCTCTTCTTGGACTGCATTGGAGGCACCGCATTCGCGCAGTCCGGTCTTGCGATCGGACAACGCGTCCGGAAGCTGCAACCGCTCGGTTTGTTGAGCGGTGTCGGAATGTCCCCTTCGAGCATGATGCGTTGCTTGTCCTTGCGATGCGGATCGGGCTCCGGTACTGCGGAGATGAGTGCTCGTGTATACGGATGCGTCGGGTCGAAATAGACGTCGTCAGCCGAACCGATCTCCACCATGCTACCGAGGTACATCACGGCGATACGCTGGGAGATGTGGTAGACGACGGAGAGGTCGTGAGCGATGAAGAGATAGGACAGGCCGAATTCCTTCTGCAGGTCGTCCATGAGATTGACGACCTGGGCCTGCACCGACACGTCGAGAGCTGATACCGGTTCGTCACAGACGATCAGGTCGGGATTGGTGGCCAGGGCACGTGCGATGCCGATACGCTGGCGTTGTCCGCCGGAGAATTCATGCGGGAAGCGTGCTGCGTATTCGGGTTGGAGTCCTACCTTCTCGAGTAGCCATGCGACCTTGTCGTCGATCTGCTTCGACGACATCGACGAAGCCTTGTGCAGTTCGAGGGGCTCACCCACGATCTGGCGCACGGACAGACGCGAGTTGAGCGACGAGTACGGATCCTGGAATATCATCTGGATCTTCTGCCTGAAGGACTTCAGATCCTTCTCGCGCAGCTCCAGGAGGTTCGTCTTCGTGCCGTCTTCCGCGAAGTAGTTGATCTCGCCGCCGAGCGTGACGTCCGGCGACACATGACGAAGGACATTGACGATGGCGCGGCCGACGGTCGTCTTGCCGCAACCGGATTCCCCTACCAGACCGAGCGTCTCACCACGATTGATCGTGAAGCTGATGCCGTCGACCGCCTTGACGTCCGCCACGCGGCGCTGGAACACACCGCCGAATACCGGGAAGTAGACTTTCAGGTCCTTGATTTCAAGCAACGGCTTGCTCATGCTGATACTCCGGCAGGCTCTACGAGATGGCAACGGACGGAATGGCCGGGGACGATTTCACGCAACGGCGGTTCTTCCGTATCGCACTTGGCGATCTTCACTTCGCATCGCGTGCAGAATTTGCAGCCGACAGGAAGGTTCTGGATACTCGGGACGTTGCCTGGAATGGCCTGCAGACGCTGGTGCTTGGAACGTTCCTTCTCGGGACGCGGAATGGAGTTCAGCAGCCCCTTCGTATATGGATGGAGCGGCGAGTCGAAGAGGTCCTGGACCGTCGCCACTTCCTGGATCTTGCCGCCGTACATGACGATGACGCGATGGCACAGTTCGGCGACCACGGCAAGATCATGCGTGATCAGCACGATGGCCGCTTCCTTGCGGCGGGTCTTGAGTTCGAGCATCAGCTCCAGGATCTGTGCCTGGATGGTCACGTCGAGTGCGGTCGTCGGCTCGTCGGCGATCAGCACGGCCGGATTGCATGCGAGGGCGATGGCGATCATCACGCGCTGGCGCATACCGCCGGAGAACTGGTGCGGATAGTCGTTGATACGCTTCTCGGGATCGGGGATGCCCACTGCACGCAGCATCTCGATGGCGCGCAGGCGCGCTTCCTTCGCCGACAGCTTCTCGTGAGCCTGCAATACTTCGGCGATCTGCATACCGACACGGAAGACGGGATTCAGCGACGTCATCGGCTCCTGGAAGATCATGGCGATCTCCTTGCCGCGGATCTTGTACATGTCCTGATAGGACAGCTTGACGATGTCCATGCCCTTGTACTTGATCTCACCGCCCATGATGCGTCCCGGAGGATCCGGAATCAGCTTCATGAGCGACAGGGCCGTAACGGACTTGCCGGAGCCCGATTCGCCCACGATGCCGAGCACTTCACCCTTGAAGACATCGAACGAAACGCCGTCGACGGCCTTCGCCCAGTTGCCTTCGATATTGAAGTAGGTCTTGAGGTCGCGGACCTCGACGAGTGGTTCCTGTGTCATTAGCGCAGACGCGAGAATACTTTCGGATCGAATGCCTCACGAACGCCTTCTCCGATGAAGACGACGAGCGTGAGGGTGAAGAACATGGCCGCCATGGGAACCATGACGAGCCAGTACTTGGTAAGGTACTGAAGGCCGACACCGATCATCTGTCCCCACGACGGCGTTGGCGGAGCGAGTCCGAAGCCGAGGAAGTCGAGGCTGACGAGCGCTGTGATGGCTGCCACGAGAGCGAACGGGAAGAACGTGATGACGGGTACCAGCGTATTCGGGAAGATGTGCTTGAGGAGGATCTTGCGCGTCGGAACACCGATCGACACCGCTGCCGCCACGTAGTCCTTCGACTTCTCGCGGTAGAACTGTGCCCGCATCTGCGTACAGATGGCCATCCACGCGAAGATGGTGAGGAAGACGGTGAGGAGCAGGAAGGTCGGCTCCACGAAGCTGACGGCGATGATGATCAGGAAGAGGAACGGCAACGAGCTCCATATTTCCAGGAAGCGCTGCATCAGCATGTCGAACCATCCTCCGATATAGCCCATGAGGGCGCCGATGGGAATGCCGATCAGGTATTCGAGGATGGCCACGAGCAGGGCGAAGGACAGTGATACGTTGAAACCGTAGGACATGCGCGACAGGACATCGCGGCCCCGGTCATCCGTACCGAGCCACCGCGAACGTCCGTTCGGGTCGGCCTGGAAGGGTTCGAGGAATTTCTCGTTTCCGGTCGTCGTGAAGTCTTCGTTGGGCCCGAACGGATAGAGGGGCATCAGCACCCAGTTGTCCCCGTTCTGCTTCTCGAAGCGTTCCTGGAGTGCACGGTAGTCGCACTCGCCATTCTCCCCCGTCATACCGAAGGTCGTGCCACTGAAGAAGCTCGATGGCTTCAACGATTCGATGGGGATGATGCTGGCGATGAAGTCGCGGCCCGCCGGCGAATACCACTCCCCTTCGTAGCTGACGACGAGGGCCTTGTTGTTCACGGCCAACGGCAGAAGGAACGACAGGAGGTACGAGACCGCCAGGATGATGAGCGAGTAGTAGCCTCGGCGCAACGTCTTGAACTTGCGCCAGCGGCGTTGGTTGATGGTTTGAGGTTTGGATGGAGTCGCACTCATGGCAGCTTACCGGAAGCGGATGCGCGGGTCGACCAGCGCAAGCATGAAGTCTGAGATGATCGAACCGACCAGCGTCAGGATGACGTTGATGACGGTGAAGGCGAAGAAGACGTTCGAATCGCGATAGACGATGGCCTCGAACGACAGCTTGCCGATTCCGTCGATGTTGAAGGCAACCTCGATGAGATAGTTGCTGGCGAGCAGCACGGAGATGACGCTACCGATCGTGGCCATCAGCGGAATGATGGAGTTGCGCATGCCGTGCATCCAGATCACGCGCGATTCGCGCAGACCCTTGGCGTAGGCGGTACGGATGAAGTCCTGTCCGAGCGTGTCCAGCAGCGAATTCTTCATGAGCATGGTGAGCGTCGCGAAGCCGCTGATGGTATAGGCGATGGTCGGAAGGACGAAGTACCAGAGCCTGTCCCCTATCTTTTCGATCAACGACAGTTGATCATAGTCGTTGGACTGGAAGCCGCCCGTCGGGAATATCTGCAGGAAGGATCCGCCGCCAAGGAGGACGAGCAGCAATGCGCCCAGTGCCCAGCCCGGAATGGAATAACCCACGAAGACGGCACTCGACGAAATGACGTCGAACGTGCTCCCATGGCGCAGCGCCTTCTGCACACCGAGGTAGAAGCAGATGATGTAGCTGAGGATGAAGCCGATCAGCCCGAACTGCATCGATACGTGGATGCGGTCCATGATCAGTTCCGTCACGGGCTTGCGATACTGGAAGGACCGGCCGAAGTCGAACGTGAGAAGTCCACTGCGTTCGAGTCGATAGACCCACACGCTGTTGGCCGTCTTCGACGGATCGATATGCCATTCGTCGAGTCTGACGCTCTGGTTCTCGTATTCGAAGACGGCGAGCTGGCCTGTCGCGTCCTTCTTGACGATGACGCGATGCCCTTCGCCGACGTTACGCGGCTCGCCGATGGCGGCCTGGTAGTCGTCGACCGGGCGAGGCCACGTTCCGAGCCAGATGAGGTAACGCTTCCAGATCGGTTCGTTGACCTGATGATAGCGTTGCAATGCCTCGAGCTGACTCGGTGGAATCGCCATCCCCTCGGTACCGAGGGCACTTCCCGCACCCTCGGCGCCGTTGCCCTTCTTCAGGGCATTCAGTTGCTGCTCGTACGCGCCACCGGGAGCGTACTGGACGATGAAGAAGACAACGATCGTACAACCAAGGAACGTCGGAATCGCCAGAAGCAGACGCCGAATAAAGTACTGGAGCATGTGTTAGCGTTTGTACTGTTTCCAGAACTTCATTTCGATGACCGACTTCGGATCGGCGAGAGCGCTCTTGTTCTTGCGCGCTTCGTCCAGGGCCTGCTGCTTGGCCGGATCGTGCCACCACGTCGTGGCGATCGTGCGATAGGCATAGGCGAGCTGGGCATACCTGGGCAGACCGTACTCCGGCATGCCGAAGCGGTTCCAGTGCGCTACGCGGATCCCCTTGGGATTCCACCAGAAGCTGGACATGTAGGTCTGATAGGCCAGACCGTCGATCTCGCGGATGATTTCGATCTGATGCTTGATGTCGAACGTCGAATCGTATTCGGCGCAGAGCTGATCCACGCGGGCGCTCTTGAAGCCCTGGATGTTGTTGTTGTCGTTCTGGTCGGCCAGCTTGCTGAGGAGCGACGTTTCGGGATTGGGGGTGACGAGGCCACCGTATCCGTAGGCGAAGATCGTGAAGTTACGTTCGTCGACGTTCTTGAGGATGGCGTTCCAGTCCATGAACTTCAGCTTGAGATCGATACCGGCCTTGCGGAGTTCCTGCTGATACGGCGTCAGGAAGCGCTCCAGCGGCTTCTGGATCGGCAGTTCGATCACGAACGGCTTGCCGTTCTTGGTAAGGAGACCATCCGAGTTACGCGTTGCCCATCCTGCTTCGGCCAGCAGCTTCTGCGCCTGCTCCGGATCGTACTGCACGGGCGGGTTGGAAGGGTTGGCGTATACGGTGTTCGGTTGGAAGGTATTGTAGATTTCGTAGTCGTTGTACAGCAGCTTTTCGACGACGGCCGCACGATTGTACAGCATCTGGAAGGCCTTGCGGATGCGGATGTCGTCGAACGGCGGCTTGCGCATGTTGAAGGTGACGCCCTGCGTACCCATCGGACCGTCCGTATACATACGACGGCGCAGAACCCAGCCGTTCTTGAGGGCATCGTACGTGGTATCGTTGATCCACTTCTCCGTGGTCATCATGTTGAACCGATACATGTCGGATTCACCGGACTTGAACTTCTCGTATTCGAGAATTGGATTGTCCTTGACCACGAGAACGTTGATGCGATCGAAGTTACCGGTACCCTTGTTCATGGGATAGTCCTTGGCCCAGTAGTCGTCACGGCGCGTCATTGCATAGGACTGGCCGGCCTTGATGTCGGACTCGAGGGCGATGTATTCGCCCGAGCCGGACGGCATGTTCATGTTGTACTTCTCGAGGAATTCCTTGCCCGTGAGATTGCCGATCTCGTGCGACGGCAGGATGAACATCCCCGTACCGAAATACAGGAGGTCACGGAAGTTGACGGTCTTGGCCTTCACTTCGACGATGTACTTCGACTTCGCGACGGGCGTCTCGAACTTGCCGTAGACGAGGTTGAGCGCTGGTTCGAGGATGGACGGATCGACGAGCAGCTTCCACGTCGCCACCACGTCTTCTGCCGTCACCGGCTTGCCGTCGGCGAAACGTGCGTTCGGATCGATACGGAAGGTGAACGTCTTCTTGTCGGTGCCGATCTTCCAGTGCGTCGCGATGCCGGGAGCATAGTCCAGCGTGATAGGATGCTGCGAGATCAGTGTCTCATAACAAATGGCGGCAATATCCTGCGTGTTGACCGTCGTGGAACCCTGGCCATACGGACGGAACGTGTTCGGGAACGAGCTTTCCGTATAGGATATCTGACCACCGGTCTTCGCATTCGGATCGGAGACGAGCTTGATGTCTTCGTCGGTCGGCACATAGGTCACGAATCCCATACCTTCGGCGATCTTTTCGAATCCCGCGCCACCGAGGGAGTCCGGTACGCTCGGATCTGCTCCGGGCGGCGTATCGAACTTTTTCCACGTGTTCTTGACGTTGAGGGAATCTGAAGGGGTCGTTGTCTTCCGGCCGCAACCGGAAAGAGCGAGCGATACGACGGCGACAGCCAGTATCGTCAACGAGAAAAGACCAGGATGCCGACGGACCATGATCGTGGTGCTCCAAATTGTGTAGGCATGCGTATGCGTCAACGGATCGAACAGCAAATATACGTGGCGCCGTTTCCACAGGCCAAGTTTTTGTTTTGCTCACGAAGAGCGCAATTTCGCATATCTCCATGCATCATCAACGTATACGCCCTTCATGAAGACGATCCTCCCCGAAGACCTTCCCCATCGTGATCGCCACCAGTTGCTGCTCAGCGGCGTCGCCCCCCGTCCCATCGCCTTCGTCGCCAGTCAGGACCGTGAAGGACACGTCAATCTGAGCCCGTTTTCCTTCTTCAACGCCTACTCGTCGAGGCCTCCGATCGTGGCCATCGGACCGGCCGTGAGCGCCCGTACGGGTGTGGCGAAGGACACGTGGCTGAACATTCTGGAAACGGGTGAATGTACCATCAGCGCCTGCACCTATTCGATGGTGGAAAGCGTGAACCTGGCCTCGTGCGAGTACCCGCGAGGCGTGGACGAATTCGTGAAGTCGGGCTTGACGAAGCGTCCTTCGTCGTATGTGACCCCGCCCGGTGTAGCCGAGTCCCCGTTCATCATGGAATGCCGGCTGATGGAAAGCATCGAGCTGCGGCGCGATATCGGCGGCAACGGTAATATCCTGTTGCTGGAAGCCATCTGCTTCCATGTATCGGACAGCGTCATGGTGGATGGACGCATCGATCCGCGGCGGATGGATCTGGTCGCCCGCATGGGCTACAATTACTACAGCCGGGTGTCGCCCGAGGCCGTCTTCGAAGTGCACAAGCCCACATGGAACGGTATCGGCGTGGATGCGCTGCCCGATCATATCCGCGAAAGCGACATCCTTACCGGAAACGATCTGGCGAAGCTCGCAGGCGTCCAGGTATTACCCATGCTCGATGGATCCTTCCCGACCTTCACGTCGGAGTTCACGGCGGATTCCATCGATGTCGAACTGGCCGCCGGCAAGCCTGAAGCCGCACTCTATGTGTTCATGAATTCAGGACAACGCCACGACAGGAATGCCCGGCACCGTATCGCGCAGGAATTCCTCCGCAAGGCGATGGTGGACGAAGCCTGGCAGACCCTGCTCCTAATGGAGTAAGGATGCGGTGTGGATCGTCGACGTCGTGCGGACGACGATACGGTAGGCGCCCGACGGCAACATGCGCGTGTCGATCTGGAAGCGTACCGCACGGCCGTCGCGTTGTGAAGGCTGGGCCGCCATCAGCATGCGTCCGGTGACGTCGTAGAGTTCGAGACCGATCTCCCCCGCGTCGTCCGTAGCCACGACGATGGATGCGACGTCGACGACGGGATTGGGTGCGATGCTGACACCGGCGACAGGCCTGCCGCCGTCCTCGTTCACGCCGGTCGTGATGATGCCCGACTTGAATACGCCGTGACCGTACGTGCCGCAGTAGGCGGCCATCTTTCCTGTCGGGAGCTGATCACGCGTCAGTTCGACGGTGCGTACGATGACGTCCTGAGGAAGACCGTCGTTCCACTGTTCCCAGCCATCGCCCCAGTTATTGGAGACGAGGATACCTCTCGTGTCGGCCGCAGCGAGAAGGGCGCTGCCCCACGTCGGATGTTCGAGAATGCGCCAGATGCGCGTGTTCTCCGTTCCCTTCAGCCTGAACCACGTGCGTCCGGTATCGTTGCTCTTGAACATGCCGGTGCCGACGCTGGACGTGCCGACGATGGAGTCCGTACCACA from Candidatus Kapaibacterium thiocyanatum encodes the following:
- a CDS encoding preprotein translocase subunit SecG; amino-acid sequence: MEIFLVILCVIMSIFLIGAVLIQPGKADMVSGMGGLGGQMNNLFGVRQGRNVLQNVTIGLAVAIMLLSIVINKVFLPTGTAERAPVTQGAEMPVAVPSAPAPGQQPQQQQPQQQQPAQQGK
- a CDS encoding peptide ABC transporter substrate-binding protein, which produces MSKPLLEIKDLKVYFPVFGGVFQRRVADVKAVDGISFTINRGETLGLVGESGCGKTTVGRAIVNVLRHVSPDVTLGGEINYFAEDGTKTNLLELREKDLKSFRQKIQMIFQDPYSSLNSRLSVRQIVGEPLELHKASSMSSKQIDDKVAWLLEKVGLQPEYAARFPHEFSGGQRQRIGIARALATNPDLIVCDEPVSALDVSVQAQVVNLMDDLQKEFGLSYLFIAHDLSVVYHISQRIAVMYLGSMVEIGSADDVYFDPTHPYTRALISAVPEPDPHRKDKQRIMLEGDIPTPLNKPSGCSFRTRCPIARPDCANAVPPMQSKKSGAIVACPYVE
- a CDS encoding dipeptide/oligopeptide/nickel ABC transporter ATP-binding protein, producing the protein MTQEPLVEVRDLKTYFNIEGNWAKAVDGVSFDVFKGEVLGIVGESGSGKSVTALSLMKLIPDPPGRIMGGEIKYKGMDIVKLSYQDMYKIRGKEIAMIFQEPMTSLNPVFRVGMQIAEVLQAHEKLSAKEARLRAIEMLRAVGIPDPEKRINDYPHQFSGGMRQRVMIAIALACNPAVLIADEPTTALDVTIQAQILELMLELKTRRKEAAIVLITHDLAVVAELCHRVIVMYGGKIQEVATVQDLFDSPLHPYTKGLLNSIPRPEKERSKHQRLQAIPGNVPSIQNLPVGCKFCTRCEVKIAKCDTEEPPLREIVPGHSVRCHLVEPAGVSA